From the Rhodoferax mekongensis genome, one window contains:
- a CDS encoding RlmE family RNA methyltransferase: MKTQSKSNKPDNKAGNKKVNKAWLYDHINDPWVKLANKEGYRARAAYKLKEIDETLHLVKPGQLVVDLGCTPGAWSQYLRRRMSPQGAAVGAMNGTIIGLDLLPMEPIEGVTFIQGDFREAETLAQLEAALAGQKADLVVSDMAPNLSGISSADAARVEYLIELAIEFAQNHMKPQGALVAKVFHGGSYNEVVQRFKQAFVTVKPLKPKASRDRSSETFLIGLGLKGF, from the coding sequence ATGAAAACGCAGAGCAAAAGTAACAAGCCCGACAACAAGGCAGGCAACAAAAAGGTCAACAAGGCATGGTTGTACGACCATATCAATGACCCCTGGGTCAAGCTCGCGAACAAAGAGGGCTACCGCGCCCGGGCCGCCTACAAACTCAAAGAGATTGACGAAACCCTGCACCTGGTCAAGCCGGGGCAGTTGGTGGTGGACCTGGGGTGCACTCCGGGGGCCTGGAGCCAGTATTTGCGGCGCCGCATGTCGCCCCAGGGCGCGGCGGTCGGTGCAATGAATGGCACCATCATCGGCCTGGATTTGCTCCCGATGGAACCCATTGAGGGGGTGACCTTTATCCAAGGGGATTTCCGGGAAGCCGAAACCTTGGCGCAACTCGAAGCGGCATTGGCGGGGCAGAAGGCCGATCTAGTGGTCTCTGACATGGCGCCCAACCTCTCGGGCATCTCGTCGGCCGATGCAGCACGGGTGGAGTACTTGATCGAGTTGGCCATTGAATTTGCCCAGAACCACATGAAGCCGCAAGGTGCACTGGTGGCCAAAGTGTTCCATGGCGGCAGTTACAACGAAGTGGTGCAGCGCTTCAAGCAGGCGTTTGTCACGGTCAAGCCGCTCAAGCCCAAAGCCTCGCGCGACCGTTCGTCAGAAACTTTCCTCATAGGTCTGGGGCTCAAGGGTTTTTAG
- a CDS encoding DUF4149 domain-containing protein: MRQLPIWLAAAWAMSLTMLGFMVVPMLFVHLPTPAMAGQMAAKLFSAQTWISVACGAMLLMTFRSNRLLVPVESARAATLFIVGGVLLALLVELAVAPRIVARENLALWHRWGSAMYFAQWVCALVVFKKMISALLPANAGSDVQA, translated from the coding sequence ATGCGGCAACTCCCGATCTGGTTGGCGGCAGCGTGGGCCATGAGCCTGACGATGCTAGGCTTTATGGTGGTGCCCATGTTGTTTGTGCACCTGCCTACCCCGGCCATGGCCGGCCAGATGGCGGCCAAACTCTTCAGTGCCCAGACTTGGATTTCGGTGGCTTGCGGTGCCATGCTCCTAATGACTTTCAGGTCAAATCGCCTGTTGGTGCCCGTAGAATCTGCGCGGGCAGCTACACTTTTTATAGTGGGTGGAGTGTTGCTGGCCTTGTTGGTGGAGCTGGCAGTGGCACCCCGCATCGTTGCCCGAGAAAACTTGGCCTTGTGGCACCGCTGGGGTAGCGCGATGTACTTCGCGCAGTGGGTGTGCGCTCTGGTGGTGTTCAAGAAAATGATCAGTGCACTCTTGCCAGCGAATGCCGGAAGCGACGTTCAGGCATAA
- a CDS encoding GNAT family N-acetyltransferase, translating to MSHSIRVVRADYANPVHAAALVMLLDAYASDPMGGGEPLSDFAKAQLVPALAARPQAYSVLAFASADDSVPVGLVNCIEGFSTFKCLPLVNVHDVAVLAGYRGQRIGEQMLALVEDIARERGACKLTLEVLSGNTVAEKLYRRVGFAYYELDPAMGQAGFMQKWLD from the coding sequence ATGAGCCACTCTATTCGCGTCGTGCGTGCGGATTACGCTAACCCCGTACATGCAGCGGCGCTGGTCATGCTGCTGGACGCCTACGCCAGCGACCCCATGGGTGGCGGTGAGCCCCTGAGCGACTTTGCAAAGGCGCAGTTGGTGCCGGCATTGGCGGCGCGTCCGCAAGCCTACAGCGTGCTGGCCTTTGCATCGGCAGACGACTCGGTGCCCGTTGGTTTGGTGAATTGCATCGAAGGTTTTTCGACGTTCAAATGCCTGCCACTGGTCAACGTGCACGATGTGGCCGTGTTGGCGGGCTACCGCGGCCAACGCATCGGGGAACAGATGCTGGCCTTGGTGGAAGACATCGCACGCGAGCGCGGCGCCTGCAAGCTCACGCTTGAAGTGCTGTCGGGCAACACGGTCGCCGAAAAGTTGTATCGCCGCGTGGGCTTTGCCTACTACGAGCTGGATCCCGCCATGGGGCAGGCCGGCTTCATGCAAAAGTGGCTGGACTGA
- the glmM gene encoding phosphoglucosamine mutase → MGRQYFGTDGIRGTVGQAPITPDFVLRLAHAVGHVLKETEARPTVLIGKDTRISGYMLESALESGFNSAGVDVVLLGPLPTPGVAYLTRAQRASLGVVISASHNPFADNGIKFFSAKGSKLPDAWELAVEAALEKPPVWVESAHLGKSRRLDDAAGRYIEFCKSTFANDLTLKGMKIVVDAAHGAAYHIAPKVFHELGAEVIAIGCSPDGLNINKGVGATHPEALVQAVKDHRADFGVALDGDADRLQLVDASGRLFNGDELLYLMADDRLGRDEHVPGVVGTLMTNMAVEVALKKRGVQFVRAKVGDRYVLEELEKHQWILGGEGSGHLLALDKHTTGDGLVSALQVLQACARSGKTMAELLAGVTLFPQTLINVRLTPGQDWKSNTRMAEETKAAEAALGDSGRVLIRASGTEPLVRVMVEARDAALAQSCAQRIADTLKA, encoded by the coding sequence ATGGGACGACAATATTTCGGCACCGACGGCATACGCGGCACCGTGGGCCAAGCCCCCATCACCCCCGACTTTGTGCTGCGCCTTGCGCATGCCGTAGGCCATGTACTCAAGGAAACCGAGGCGCGCCCCACGGTGCTGATCGGCAAAGACACGCGCATTTCCGGCTACATGCTGGAGAGCGCGCTGGAAAGCGGCTTCAACTCTGCAGGTGTGGATGTGGTGCTGTTGGGCCCCTTGCCCACGCCGGGCGTTGCTTATTTGACTCGCGCGCAGCGCGCCTCGCTGGGCGTGGTGATCAGTGCCAGCCACAACCCGTTCGCTGATAACGGCATCAAGTTTTTCAGCGCCAAGGGTAGCAAGCTGCCTGACGCCTGGGAGCTGGCGGTGGAGGCAGCCCTTGAGAAACCACCCGTGTGGGTGGAATCCGCCCACCTGGGCAAGAGCCGCCGGCTGGACGATGCGGCCGGCCGCTATATCGAATTCTGCAAGAGCACGTTCGCCAATGACCTGACCTTGAAGGGCATGAAGATCGTGGTGGACGCGGCCCATGGCGCGGCATATCACATTGCGCCCAAAGTCTTTCACGAGCTGGGTGCCGAAGTGATTGCCATCGGCTGCTCGCCGGATGGGCTCAACATCAACAAAGGCGTGGGCGCCACCCACCCCGAAGCGCTGGTGCAGGCCGTGAAAGATCATCGCGCCGATTTCGGCGTGGCGCTTGATGGTGATGCCGATCGCTTGCAACTGGTAGACGCCAGCGGCCGGTTGTTCAATGGCGATGAGCTGTTGTATTTGATGGCAGATGACCGCTTGGGCCGCGACGAACATGTGCCTGGCGTGGTGGGCACGCTCATGACCAACATGGCGGTGGAAGTGGCGCTCAAGAAGCGAGGTGTGCAGTTCGTGCGGGCCAAGGTGGGTGACCGTTATGTGCTCGAAGAGCTGGAAAAGCACCAATGGATCTTGGGTGGCGAGGGCTCTGGTCACTTGCTCGCGCTGGACAAACACACTACCGGCGACGGGCTGGTATCCGCCTTGCAGGTGCTGCAAGCTTGCGCGCGCAGCGGCAAGACCATGGCCGAGTTGCTGGCCGGCGTGACCCTGTTCCCTCAGACCCTGATCAATGTGCGTCTGACCCCCGGTCAGGACTGGAAGAGCAACACCCGCATGGCCGAAGAAACCAAGGCCGCCGAAGCGGCGCTGGGCGACAGTGGCCGCGTGCTCATCCGCGCCAGTGGTACCGAGCCTCTGGTGCGCGTGATGGTCGAAGCTCGCGATGCGGCACTGGCCCAAAGCTGCGCCCAGCGCATTGCAGACACCTTGAAGGCCTGA
- a CDS encoding YhbY family RNA-binding protein: MPQIQLTPAQRKEHRAEAHHLDPVVLVGGDGLTANVKKEIDAALNAHGLIKVRVFSDDRTARDEMFKTLAEELNAAPIQHIGKLLVLWRPKPAKEKAVDEDRMPGPRDFKVLKFGRPGTRPEVKTLRVLGNQRLTPGGNIKRAKPKPKTSVKKRSQT, encoded by the coding sequence ATGCCTCAAATCCAATTGACACCCGCTCAGCGCAAAGAACACCGCGCTGAAGCCCACCACCTGGACCCCGTGGTTCTGGTCGGTGGCGATGGCCTGACTGCCAACGTAAAAAAAGAAATCGACGCTGCCCTGAACGCTCACGGACTGATCAAAGTCCGCGTGTTTTCAGATGACCGCACCGCCCGCGACGAGATGTTCAAAACCCTGGCGGAAGAACTCAATGCTGCGCCCATCCAGCACATCGGCAAACTGCTGGTGCTCTGGCGCCCCAAGCCGGCCAAGGAAAAAGCGGTTGACGAAGACCGCATGCCCGGCCCTCGTGACTTCAAGGTCTTGAAGTTCGGCCGCCCCGGCACCCGCCCCGAAGTCAAGACACTGCGCGTATTGGGTAACCAGCGCCTCACACCCGGCGGCAATATCAAGCGCGCCAAGCCGAAGCCAAAGACCAGCGTCAAGAAACGCAGCCAGACCTGA
- the folP gene encoding dihydropteroate synthase, with translation MHWQTTRYSLDLSRPHVMGIVNVTPDSFSDGGLHATSHTAIAHCEELLKDGADILDIGGESTRPGAPPVSQEEELARVLPVIRHAVTLGVPISVDTYKPAVMQAALDLGADIINDVWALRWAGDAQGKTGQDVIAAHPHCGVCLMHMHRDPQTMQAAPMEGDVVPQVLSFLERSAKDLRALGVDKSRICLDPGIGFGKTVKQNFSLLARQEQAIPQGYAVLAGWSRKSSLAAIAHTSLAQAAGMNIELRRAPSVTAAVLAVQNGAHVVRVHDVRDTVSALRVLAAMQAEKMPPLSKAALANT, from the coding sequence ATGCATTGGCAAACCACCCGTTACTCCCTGGACCTCAGTCGTCCCCACGTCATGGGGATCGTCAACGTCACCCCGGATTCATTTTCTGACGGCGGTCTGCACGCCACCAGCCATACAGCGATCGCCCATTGCGAGGAATTGCTGAAAGACGGAGCCGATATTCTTGACATTGGTGGCGAATCCACCCGCCCCGGAGCGCCTCCGGTATCGCAAGAGGAAGAGCTCGCCCGTGTGTTGCCGGTGATTCGCCATGCGGTGACCTTGGGCGTGCCGATTTCTGTGGATACCTATAAGCCGGCCGTCATGCAGGCGGCGCTGGATTTGGGGGCAGACATCATCAATGACGTATGGGCCTTGCGCTGGGCGGGCGATGCACAGGGCAAAACCGGCCAAGACGTCATTGCAGCGCACCCCCACTGCGGCGTGTGCCTGATGCATATGCACCGCGACCCGCAGACCATGCAGGCAGCACCCATGGAAGGCGATGTGGTCCCACAGGTGCTATCGTTTTTGGAGCGTTCGGCGAAGGATTTGCGGGCGCTGGGGGTCGATAAGTCTCGGATTTGCCTGGATCCTGGCATAGGATTCGGAAAAACCGTCAAGCAGAATTTTTCACTGCTGGCCCGCCAGGAACAAGCTATTCCTCAGGGTTATGCCGTGTTGGCTGGTTGGTCGCGCAAATCATCACTGGCGGCCATTGCTCACACCTCGCTGGCGCAAGCCGCCGGCATGAACATCGAACTGCGCCGTGCGCCCAGCGTCACTGCAGCGGTGTTGGCTGTGCAGAACGGCGCGCATGTGGTGCGCGTGCATGATGTGCGTGATACGGTCAGTGCCCTGCGGGTGCTGGCTGCCATGCAGGCTGAAAAAATGCCCCCACTCTCCAAAGCAGCTCTCGCAAATACATAA
- the greA gene encoding transcription elongation factor GreA yields the protein MATYPITKRGAEMLKAELHKLKTVERPSVIQAIAEARAQGDLSENADYDAAKERQGFIEGRIQEIEGKLSAAQVIDPASIQADGRVVFGSTVELEDEDSGQQVKYQIVGEDEADLKQGLINISSPIARALIGKEVGDTAVVQAPGGERAYEVVAVHYV from the coding sequence ATGGCAACTTATCCCATTACCAAGCGCGGCGCTGAAATGCTCAAGGCCGAGCTGCACAAACTCAAGACCGTGGAGCGTCCCTCGGTGATTCAGGCGATCGCTGAAGCCCGCGCCCAAGGCGACCTGAGCGAAAACGCCGACTACGACGCCGCCAAAGAGCGCCAAGGCTTTATTGAAGGCCGGATTCAGGAAATCGAAGGCAAACTTTCTGCGGCCCAAGTGATAGACCCGGCTTCCATCCAGGCCGATGGCCGCGTGGTGTTTGGATCCACCGTAGAGTTAGAGGATGAGGACAGTGGCCAGCAGGTCAAGTACCAGATCGTCGGGGAAGACGAGGCGGATCTGAAGCAAGGCCTGATCAACATCAGCAGCCCGATTGCCCGTGCCCTCATCGGCAAAGAAGTTGGCGATACAGCCGTCGTGCAAGCCCCCGGAGGCGAGCGCGCCTACGAGGTCGTTGCGGTTCACTACGTCTGA
- the ftsH gene encoding ATP-dependent zinc metalloprotease FtsH, protein MNNQWFSKVAVWLVIALVLFTVFKQFDSRTAASGTVGYSDFLEQVRNKQIKSAIIQEGQGGTEILAVTADDRKVRTTATYLDRGLVGDLINNGVKFDVKPREEGSLLMTLLVSWGPMLLLIGVWVYFMRQMQGGGKGGAFSFGKSKARLLDENTNTVTFADVAGCDEAKEEVKEVVDFLKDPSKFQKLGGRIPRGLLLVGPPGTGKTLLAKSIAGEAKVPFFSISGSDFVEMFVGVGASRVRDMFENAKKNAPCIIFIDEIDAVGRQRGAGLGGGNDEREQTLNQMLVEMDGFETNVGVIVVAATNRPDILDAALLRPGRFDRQVYVTLPDIRGREQILNVHMRKVPLGQDVSASVIARGTPGMSGADLANLCNEAALMAARRNARLVEMQDFEKAKDKIIMGPERKTMVMPEEERKNTAYHEAGHALIGKLLPKCDPVHKVTIIPRGRALGVTMSLPAQDRYSYDSEYMLNQISMLFGGRIAEEVFMKQMTTGASNDFERATSIARDMVTRYGMTDALGPMVYAENEGEVFLGRSVTKTTSMSEQTMQKVDSEVRRIIDQQYSLARKLIEDNQDKMHAMAKALLEWETIDSDQLDDIMAGREPRPPKDWTPRTPPNNGGGSGGATPVTADPAPNAA, encoded by the coding sequence TTGAATAATCAGTGGTTTTCTAAAGTTGCAGTGTGGTTGGTGATCGCCTTGGTGCTGTTCACCGTGTTCAAGCAATTTGACTCACGCACGGCAGCGTCGGGCACGGTCGGTTATTCCGATTTCCTGGAGCAGGTGCGGAACAAGCAGATCAAAAGCGCCATCATCCAGGAAGGGCAGGGCGGCACCGAGATCCTGGCCGTCACGGCTGATGACCGCAAGGTACGCACCACGGCCACCTATCTGGACCGCGGTCTGGTGGGTGACCTCATTAATAACGGCGTGAAATTTGACGTCAAGCCCCGCGAAGAAGGCTCTTTGCTCATGACATTGCTGGTCAGCTGGGGCCCCATGTTGCTGTTGATCGGCGTGTGGGTGTACTTCATGCGCCAGATGCAAGGTGGCGGCAAAGGCGGAGCCTTCAGCTTCGGCAAGAGCAAGGCCCGCTTGTTGGACGAAAACACCAATACCGTGACCTTTGCCGATGTGGCAGGTTGCGACGAAGCCAAAGAGGAAGTGAAGGAAGTCGTCGACTTCCTGAAGGACCCCAGCAAGTTCCAAAAGCTGGGTGGCCGTATTCCCCGTGGTTTGTTGCTGGTCGGCCCTCCCGGTACCGGTAAAACGCTGCTTGCCAAGTCGATTGCCGGTGAAGCCAAGGTGCCCTTCTTCAGCATTTCCGGCTCCGATTTTGTGGAAATGTTCGTGGGCGTGGGTGCATCCCGTGTGCGCGACATGTTCGAAAACGCCAAGAAGAACGCACCTTGCATCATCTTTATCGATGAAATCGACGCCGTAGGCCGTCAACGCGGCGCTGGCTTGGGCGGCGGCAACGATGAGCGCGAACAGACCCTTAACCAGATGCTGGTGGAGATGGACGGCTTTGAGACCAACGTCGGCGTGATCGTGGTGGCTGCTACCAACCGCCCTGACATTCTGGATGCCGCTTTGCTGCGCCCCGGCCGATTCGACCGCCAAGTGTATGTGACCCTGCCCGATATCCGCGGCCGCGAGCAGATCCTGAATGTGCATATGCGCAAAGTGCCCTTGGGCCAGGACGTGAGCGCCAGCGTGATTGCCCGCGGCACCCCCGGCATGAGTGGTGCTGATCTGGCCAACCTTTGCAATGAAGCCGCCCTGATGGCCGCGCGCCGCAATGCGCGACTGGTCGAAATGCAGGATTTCGAGAAGGCCAAAGACAAAATCATCATGGGCCCCGAGCGCAAGACCATGGTCATGCCCGAGGAAGAGCGCAAGAACACGGCGTACCATGAAGCCGGCCACGCGCTGATCGGCAAGCTCTTGCCGAAATGTGACCCGGTGCACAAGGTCACCATCATTCCCCGCGGTCGCGCCCTGGGTGTGACCATGAGCCTTCCTGCGCAAGACCGTTACTCCTACGACAGCGAATACATGCTGAATCAGATCAGCATGTTGTTTGGCGGCCGTATTGCCGAAGAAGTGTTCATGAAGCAGATGACCACCGGCGCATCCAACGACTTCGAGCGTGCTACCTCCATCGCCCGTGACATGGTGACCCGCTACGGCATGACCGATGCCTTGGGCCCCATGGTCTACGCCGAGAACGAAGGCGAAGTGTTCCTGGGCCGCAGCGTGACCAAGACCACCAGCATGAGCGAGCAGACCATGCAAAAGGTCGATTCAGAAGTGCGCCGCATCATCGACCAGCAATACTCTCTGGCCCGCAAGCTGATAGAGGACAACCAGGACAAAATGCATGCCATGGCCAAGGCCTTGCTGGAATGGGAAACCATCGACAGCGACCAGCTCGACGACATCATGGCCGGCCGTGAACCCCGTCCTCCCAAGGACTGGACGCCGCGTACGCCCCCCAACAATGGTGGCGGCAGTGGCGGTGCCACCCCGGTGACTGCGGACCCCGCGCCGAACGCGGCTTGA
- a CDS encoding MIP/aquaporin family protein, with product MSEPTPLPKQLLAEFTGTAALLCAVIGSGIMAQRISAGNDGVALLANTLATVFALYVLIESLGPVCGAHFNPLVTLVMWSKGQMTHANSARAATLFIASQLSGAVAGAALANAMFELPLLHFSHHLRGGWDAVGQFTGWGQWVAEVVATGGLLFTILRAPEGKAPALVACYIGAAYWFTASTSFANPAAVMGRMFSDTFAGIAPASAIGFVLAQTVGAALGVALAQALSSKKTSV from the coding sequence ATGAGCGAACCGACTCCACTGCCCAAGCAACTGCTTGCAGAGTTCACAGGCACCGCCGCCCTGCTCTGCGCCGTCATAGGCTCCGGCATCATGGCCCAACGCATCAGCGCTGGTAACGACGGCGTGGCGCTCTTGGCCAACACCCTGGCCACCGTGTTCGCGCTCTACGTGCTGATCGAAAGCCTGGGGCCCGTGTGCGGCGCCCACTTCAACCCGCTGGTCACCCTGGTGATGTGGTCAAAAGGGCAAATGACGCACGCCAATAGTGCGCGAGCAGCTACTCTTTTTATAGCATCCCAACTCTCGGGAGCCGTGGCGGGTGCGGCGCTTGCCAACGCCATGTTCGAGCTGCCCCTGCTGCACTTCAGCCACCACCTGCGCGGCGGCTGGGACGCTGTCGGCCAATTCACCGGCTGGGGCCAATGGGTCGCCGAGGTGGTCGCCACCGGCGGGCTGCTGTTCACCATCCTGCGCGCGCCCGAGGGCAAAGCGCCCGCGCTGGTGGCCTGCTACATCGGCGCGGCCTATTGGTTCACCGCCAGCACCTCGTTTGCCAACCCCGCCGCCGTCATGGGCCGCATGTTCAGCGACACCTTTGCCGGTATTGCACCGGCAAGCGCCATCGGCTTTGTGCTGGCGCAAACCGTGGGTGCTGCGCTGGGGGTAGCCTTGGCCCAAGCACTTTCTTCCAAAAAGACTTCTGTATGA
- the arsA gene encoding arsenical pump-driving ATPase, protein MNALQLLQHPTRHLFFTGKGGVGKTSLSTASAIALADRRRKVLLVSTDAASNLDEMLGITLANTPVPVPGVPGLSVLNIDPDNAAQSYRARVLAQMDPASTEAERSQVQEQLSGACTTEIAAFDEFANLLSGDAAGYDHLVFDTAPTGHTLRLLSLPKAWTGFLADNDRGASCLGPHSGLKMQEARFAQALQTLSDPAQTTVVLVTRPDVGAIAEAARTSLELNELGLHNQRLAINGVFHASAPGDEVATAFEALGAQALAAMPAHLQALPQDHIALRAFDTVGLPALRALLSNDETAPSAPASPPASSASHAAPQAAHSEHTLAALTDALAASGRGLIMVMGKGGVGKTTIAAAIAAGLVQRGHSVHLSTTDPADHLQVTVDGNLPGLKVDRIDPKAETEKYITKVMAAKSPGLDAEGIALLREDLQSPCTEEVAVFHAFSRIVSEARSAFVVLDTAPTGHSLLLMDATGAYHRQMLREYGDANPGRLVTPLMRLQDPQHTKIVLVTLPEVTPVSQAAALQDDLRRAKMEPYAWVINKSMSAAGTQDPLLAARLAGEVKQMDRIAHGLSQHSYVVPWMADRPVGLAALGALTTLSKE, encoded by the coding sequence ATGAACGCACTTCAGCTCCTGCAGCACCCCACCCGTCACCTGTTCTTCACCGGCAAGGGCGGCGTGGGCAAAACCTCGCTGTCCACCGCCAGCGCGATTGCGCTGGCCGACAGGCGCAGAAAAGTGCTGCTGGTCAGCACCGATGCAGCGAGCAACCTGGACGAAATGCTGGGGATCACACTGGCCAACACGCCGGTGCCGGTACCCGGAGTGCCCGGCTTGTCGGTGCTCAACATCGACCCCGACAACGCGGCCCAAAGCTACCGCGCGCGGGTGCTGGCGCAGATGGACCCGGCCAGTACCGAGGCCGAGCGCAGCCAGGTGCAAGAGCAGTTGTCAGGCGCCTGCACTACTGAGATTGCCGCGTTTGATGAATTTGCCAACCTGCTCAGCGGGGATGCGGCGGGCTATGACCATCTGGTATTTGACACCGCGCCCACCGGCCACACCCTGCGGCTCTTGAGCCTGCCCAAAGCCTGGACCGGTTTTCTGGCAGACAACGACCGCGGCGCCTCCTGCCTCGGGCCGCACTCGGGCCTGAAGATGCAAGAGGCTCGCTTTGCCCAAGCGCTGCAGACCTTGAGTGACCCGGCGCAAACCACCGTGGTGCTGGTCACCCGGCCGGATGTGGGTGCGATTGCCGAGGCCGCGCGCACCTCGCTGGAACTCAATGAACTGGGCCTTCACAACCAGCGCCTGGCCATCAACGGGGTGTTCCATGCCAGTGCCCCGGGTGATGAGGTGGCGACTGCCTTTGAAGCACTGGGTGCCCAAGCCTTGGCCGCCATGCCAGCACACTTGCAGGCCTTGCCGCAAGACCACATTGCGCTGCGGGCGTTTGACACGGTGGGTTTGCCCGCCCTGCGTGCGCTGCTGTCAAACGACGAAACGGCGCCAAGCGCACCAGCATCGCCTCCTGCCAGTTCGGCCAGCCACGCGGCGCCCCAAGCCGCCCACTCGGAGCACACGCTTGCTGCGCTCACAGACGCGCTCGCCGCCTCCGGCCGTGGGCTCATCATGGTCATGGGCAAAGGCGGCGTGGGCAAAACCACCATCGCGGCTGCCATCGCTGCGGGCTTGGTACAGCGCGGTCACTCGGTACACCTGAGCACTACCGACCCCGCCGACCACCTGCAAGTGACCGTGGACGGCAACCTGCCTGGCCTCAAGGTGGACCGCATAGACCCCAAGGCCGAGACTGAAAAGTACATCACCAAAGTGATGGCTGCCAAGTCACCCGGCTTGGATGCTGAGGGCATTGCGTTGTTGCGCGAAGACCTGCAGTCGCCCTGCACTGAAGAGGTGGCCGTGTTCCACGCGTTCTCGCGTATCGTGAGTGAGGCGCGCAGTGCCTTTGTGGTGCTGGACACTGCGCCCACCGGCCACAGCCTGCTGCTGATGGACGCCACCGGCGCCTACCACCGCCAGATGCTGCGTGAGTACGGCGATGCCAACCCTGGCCGCTTGGTTACTCCGCTGATGCGCCTGCAAGACCCGCAACACACGAAGATCGTGCTGGTCACGCTGCCCGAAGTCACGCCCGTGTCGCAAGCGGCCGCGCTGCAGGACGACCTGCGCCGCGCCAAGATGGAGCCCTATGCGTGGGTCATCAACAAAAGCATGTCCGCGGCCGGCACGCAGGACCCGCTGTTGGCAGCACGACTGGCCGGGGAAGTAAAACAGATGGACCGGATTGCCCACGGTTTGTCACAGCACAGCTATGTCGTACCCTGGATGGCCGATCGGCCGGTGGGCCTTGCAGCGCTGGGGGCCTTGACTACGCTATCAAAAGAGTAG
- the arsH gene encoding arsenical resistance protein ArsH, whose protein sequence is MTRANVSDLLSTLPQLEAAHFRLPDAAALRPAPSNHAPRIALLYGSLRPRSFSRLLTEEAARLLQAMGAETRIFNPSGLPLPDDAPDTHPKVQELRELTQWSEGMVWTSPERHGAMTGIMKAQIDWIPLNSGAVRPTQGKTLAVMQVSGGSQSFNAVNQMRVLGRWMRMVTIPNQSSVAKAFMEFGDDDRMKPSAYFDRVVDLMEELMKFTLLTRDASDYLVDRYSERKESAEQLMKRVNQRSL, encoded by the coding sequence ATGACAAGGGCCAACGTGTCTGATTTGCTGAGCACCCTGCCCCAGTTGGAGGCTGCGCACTTTCGCCTGCCGGATGCCGCCGCGCTGCGCCCCGCGCCCTCCAACCACGCACCGCGCATTGCTCTGCTGTATGGCTCGTTGCGGCCCCGGTCCTTCAGCCGGCTGCTGACCGAAGAAGCCGCCCGCCTGCTGCAAGCCATGGGCGCTGAGACCCGCATCTTCAACCCCAGCGGCCTGCCCCTGCCCGATGACGCGCCGGACACCCACCCCAAGGTGCAAGAGCTGCGCGAGCTGACACAGTGGAGTGAAGGCATGGTCTGGACCTCGCCCGAGCGGCATGGCGCCATGACCGGCATCATGAAAGCGCAGATCGACTGGATCCCACTCAACAGCGGCGCCGTGCGCCCCACCCAGGGCAAAACGCTGGCAGTCATGCAGGTAAGCGGCGGCTCGCAAAGCTTCAACGCCGTCAACCAGATGCGCGTGCTGGGCCGCTGGATGCGCATGGTCACCATCCCCAACCAAAGCTCCGTGGCCAAGGCCTTTATGGAGTTTGGTGACGACGACCGCATGAAGCCCTCGGCCTACTTTGACCGCGTGGTCGATTTAATGGAAGAGCTGATGAAGTTCACACTGCTTACCCGTGACGCATCGGACTATCTGGTGGACCGCTACAGCGAACGCAAAGAGAGCGCTGAGCAACTGATGAAGCGGGTGAATCAGCGTAGCCTGTAA
- the arsC gene encoding arsenate reductase (glutaredoxin) (This arsenate reductase requires both glutathione and glutaredoxin to convert arsenate to arsenite, after which the efflux transporter formed by ArsA and ArsB can extrude the arsenite from the cell, providing resistance.), which produces MTITIFHNPACGTSRNTLAMIRNSGVEPTVVEYLKTPPTKARLQELLAAMGTGPRELLREKGTPYAELDLANEKWTDDELLDFMLAHPILINRPVVETPLGTRLCRPSELVLDILPQAQQAAFTKEDGEAVVDDKGQRV; this is translated from the coding sequence ATGACCATCACCATTTTTCACAACCCCGCCTGCGGCACCTCGCGCAACACATTGGCCATGATCCGCAACAGCGGCGTGGAACCCACTGTCGTTGAGTACCTGAAAACCCCGCCCACCAAAGCCCGCCTGCAAGAGCTGCTGGCCGCTATGGGCACCGGCCCCCGTGAGCTGCTGCGCGAAAAAGGCACGCCCTATGCCGAGCTGGATTTGGCGAACGAGAAGTGGACCGACGACGAGTTGCTGGACTTCATGCTGGCCCACCCCATCCTCATCAACCGCCCCGTGGTGGAAACGCCCCTGGGCACCCGCCTCTGCCGCCCGTCGGAGCTGGTGCTGGACATCCTGCCCCAGGCCCAGCAAGCTGCCTTCACCAAGGAAGACGGCGAAGCAGTGGTGGATGACAAGGGCCAACGTGTCTGA